One window of the Felis catus isolate Fca126 chromosome E3, F.catus_Fca126_mat1.0, whole genome shotgun sequence genome contains the following:
- the DCUN1D3 gene encoding DCN1-like protein 3, with protein MGQCVTKCKNPSSTLGSKNGDRDPSSKSHSRRGAGHREEQPPACGKPGGDILVNGTKKAEAVTEPCQLPTSSGDAGREPKSNAEESSLQRLEELFRRYKDEREDAILEEGMERFCNDLCVDPTEFRVLLLAWKFQAATMCKFTRKEFFDGCKAISADSIDGICARFPSLLTEAKQEDKFKDLYRFTFQFGLDSEEGQRSLHREIAIALWKLVFTQNNPPVLDQWLNFLTENPSGIKGISRDTWNMFLNFTQVIGPDLSNYSEDEAWPSLFDTFVEWEMERRKREGEGRGALSSGPEGLCPEEQT; from the exons ATGGGCCAGTGCGTCACCAAGTGCAAGAATCCCTCATCAACCCTGGGCAGCAAGAATGGAGACCGTGACCCCAGCAGCAAGTCACACAGCAGGCGGGGTGCAGGCCATCGCGAGGAACAGCCACCAGCCTGTGGCAAGCCAGGTGGGGATATCCTTGTCAATGGGACCAAGAAGGCAGAGGCTGTCACCGAACCCTGCCAGCTGCCAACGTCCTCTGGAGATGCTGGGAGGGAGCCCAAGTCCAATGCCGAGGAGTCTTCCCTGCAGAGGTTGGAAGAACTGTTCAGGCGTTACAAGGACGAGCGGGAGGATGCAATTTTGGAGGAAGGCATGGAGCGCTTTTGCAATGACTTATGTGTTGACCCCACGGAATTTCGAGTGCTGCTCTTGGCTTGGAAGTTCCAGGCTGCTACCATGTGCAAATTCACCAG GAAGGAGTTTTTTGATGGCTGCAAAGCAATAAGTGCAGACAGCATTGATGGGATCTGTGCACGGTTCCCTAGCCTCTTAACAGAAGCCAAACAAGAGGATAAATTCAAGGATCTGTACCGGTTTACATTTCAGTTTGGCCTGGACTCTGAAGAAGGGCAGCGGTCACTGCATCGGGAAATAGCCATTGCCCTGTGGAAACTAGTCTTTACCCAGAACAATCCTCCAGTATTGGACCAATGGCTAAACTTCCTAACGGAGAACCCCTCGGGGATCAAGGGCATCTCCCGGGACACTTGGAACATGTTCCTTAACTTCACTCAGGTGATTGGCCCAGACCTCAGCAACTACAGTGAAGATGAGGCCTGGCCAAGTCTCTTCGATACCTTTGTGGAGTGGGAAATGGAgcgaaggaaaagagaaggggaagggagaggtgcaCTCAGCTCAGGGCCCGAGGGCTTGTGTCCCGAGGAGCAGACTTAG